A genomic stretch from Pochonia chlamydosporia 170 chromosome 4, whole genome shotgun sequence includes:
- a CDS encoding HET domain-containing protein (similar to Metarhizium acridum CQMa 102 XP_007815794.1) translates to MRLINIKTKRLEEFVSEVPRYAILSHTWGDEEVIYQDFTHLSDEARGQKKGFAKILKTCELAQKCGLKYAWVDTCCIDKSSSAELSEAINSMFRWYRKAVVCFAWLTDLVPDDSSEPDTAALKNCRWFTRGWTLQELIAPRMVEFYDAGWNLRGTKSSLKHLLTDITKIPGNVLESPESLHTLSVARRMSWVSERKTTRTEDMAYCLLGIFDVNMPLLYGEGERAFLRLQEEISNSINDLSILAWRKTKSEQTYHGVYATSPTDFRDSGTVELVSSTMFMPEFLRSNKGLRIHTSIYHGSQQAYILKLQCVEMTGNERRQIGIWIKPHGGAVYSRIRASEFGTESLQDTSSVQLLFLFRYISPTRSRELQGSHSNALMIRKGINTKTRVTDESFPFEVTMWLPQDEWDSQRSMFMNDGAAEFAAYGYFNWRQDVEPTDDMHKGHSFMLILGKLADEGEPWISLASFDDTSKNLTAHMGDAKKMVTASRKYEQERVVMLRDIWRNVCKAVYVSLEKARVDGEEVYCIDLTYGDAPEEAKKGNTHVPEATRLAARRARAT, encoded by the coding sequence ATGAGGCTCATCAACATTAAAACGAAGCGCCTGGAGGAGTTCGTCAGTGAAGTCCCGCGGTACGCCATACTTTCTCACACGTGGGGAGATGAGGAGGTTATTTACCAGGATTTCACACACCTGAGCGATGAGGCAAGAGGTCAAAAGAAGGGGTTTGCGAAAATTCTCAAAACGTGCGAATTGGCACAGAAATGCGGTCTCAAATATGCCTGGGTCGACACTTGCTGTATAGACAAGTCGAGCAGTGCGGAGTTGAGTGaggccatcaactccatgttTCGCTGGTATCGCAAGGCCGTCGTTTGCTTTGCTTGGCTTACGGATTTGGTACCTGATGATTCATCTGAGCCAGACACTGCGGCCTTGAAAAACTGCCGATGGTTTACACGGGGATGGACCCTACAAGAGCTAATTGCGCCACGGATGGTGGAATTTTACGATGCAGGTTGGAACCTCCGGGGCACCAAATCCAGTTTAAAACATCTTTTGACAGACATCACGAAAATTCCGGGCAATGTACTTGAGTCACCGGAATCGCTACACACCTTATCCGTGGCTCGACGAATGTCTTGGGTGTCTGAGAGGAAAACAACGCGCACGGAAGATATGGCGTACTGCTTGCTGGGGATTTTTGACGTCAACATGCCGCTATTGTATGGAGAAGGCGAGCGTGCATTTTTGAGACTGCAAGAAGAAATCTCAAACTCTATCAATGATCTCAGTATCCTCGCTTGGAGGAAGACGAAATCTGAACAGACGTATCACGGCGTGTACGCCACGAGCCCTACCGATTTCCGAGACTCGGGAACAGTCGAACTAGTTAGCAGTACCATGTTCATGCCGGAGTTTCTGAGAAGTAACAAGGGCCTCCGAATCCACACAAGCATTTATCATGGATCGCAGCAAGCTTATATTCTCAAGTTGCAATGTGTGGAGATGACTGGCAATGAGAGGAGGCAAATTGGCATCTGGATCAAACCGCACGGCGGTGCGGTTTACAGTCGAATACGGGCATCTGAATTCGGGACGGAATCGCTCCAAGACACCTCCAGCGTGCAATTACTTTTCCTCTTCAGATACATCAGTCCTACTCGTTCACGAGAACTCCAAGGCAGCCATAGCAACGCGCTCATGATTCGCAAGGgaatcaacaccaagactCGCGTCACTGACGAAAGCTTCCCCTTTGAAGTCACAATGTGGCTTCCTCAAGATGAATGGGACTCACAGCGCAGTATGTTTATGAATGATGGAGCGGCTGAGTTCGCTGCCTACGGCTACTTCAACTGGCGGCAAGATGTCGAGCCCACTGATGACATGCACAAAGGCCACAGCTTCATGCTTATCCTTGGTAAGTTAGCAGACGAGGGCGAACCATGGATCAGCCTGGCCTCTTTCGATGACACCTCGAAGAATCTCACGGCACACATGGGTGATGCCAAGAAAATGGTGACTGCTTCGAGAAAATATGAGCAGGAgcgggtggtgatgttgagggaTATCTGGAGGAATGTTTGCAAAGCAGTTTACGTGTCGCTAGAGAAGGCGAGAGTTGATGGGGAGGAAGTGTATTGCATCGATTTGACGTATGGTGATGCGCCGGAAGAGGCAAAAAAGGGCAATACACATGTGCCGGAGGCCACGCGCCTGGCAGCTAGACGGGCTCGAGCAACGTGA
- a CDS encoding zinc finger protein domain-containing protein → MNPTTTLTASGPLQRIGFGNCGSVWATLTSQTGQHIVIKREDASPGRDIKNEVSVQSQVYSCAGTLKRTSVPECFELMDAADERWQQLLPLLPDGFQPCRAMIAEKIKPVSLQAQLLLVDTYVPEAHREELRKPLHSGEGAHCLVRIYLGRRRQITPNQQRRRHFFSLRNFLIHVDQAEELGLPCEEYAKAMGEAFATLNWLVRTNGNDVEFVLGASRNEDEGAAKPLANHAMWMLDYDCSRAVEANDEGLESIARSFWRNDPFYPRPGAECARDRMLWDVFAAEYRRVGVDIVRENAREGEDVDVLCELVEGALERIVETKGKWTSGAHF, encoded by the coding sequence ATGAATCCAACAACTACCCTTACTGCCTCCGGCCCCCTCCAACGAATCGGTTTCGGCAACTGCGGTTCCGTTTGGGCCACACTCACAAGCCAAACCGGCCAGCACATCGTTATCAAGCGAGAGGACGCAAGTCCAGGCAGAGACATCAAGAACGAAGTCTCTGTCCAGTCTCAAGTATACTCATGCGCAGGAACCCTGAAAAGGACCTCCGTTCCAGAGTGTTTCGAGCTCATGGACGCCGCAGATGAAAGGTGGCAGCAGCTCTTGCCCCTTCTTCCCGATGGCTTTCAACCATGCAGAGCCATGATCGCCGAGAAGATCAAGCCAGTGTCACTACAGGCACAGCTTCTCCTCGTCGATACATATGTCCCCGAGGCGCACCGCGAGGAACTCAGGAAACCACTGCACTCTGGAGAAGGTGCACACTGCTTAGTTCGCATCTATCTCGGTCGACGACGGCAGATAACTCCAAATCAACAGCGCCGACGCCACTTCTTCAGTCTCCGCAACTTTCTGATACATGTCGACCAGGCCGAAGAGCTGGGCCTCCCCTGCGAAGAGTACGCGAAAGCCATGGGCGAGGCATTCGCGACACTGAACTGGCTGGTCAGAACGAACGGCAACGACGTCGAATTTGTCCTTGGCGCGAGCAGAAATGAGGATGAAGGTGCGGCAAAGCCTCTTGCAAATCATGCCATGTGGATGCTCGATTATGACTGCTCGAGAGCCGTGGAGGCGAATGACGAGGGGTTAGAGTCGATTGCGCGGTCGTTTTGGCGGAATGATCCCTTTTATCCGCGACCGGGTGCTGAGTGTGCGCGAGATAGAATGCTTTGGGATGTTTTTGCAGCTGAGTATAGAAGGGTGGGCGTGGACATTGTTCGGGAGAATGCTCGTGAGGGagaggatgtggatgttTTGTGTGAGTTGGTTGAGGGTGCGTTGGAGAGGATTGTGGAAACGAAGGGGAAGTGGACTAGCGGAGCGCATTTTTAA
- a CDS encoding tetrahydrofolate dehydrogenase/cyclohydrolase, catalytic domain-containing protein (similar to Metarhizium robertsii ARSEF 23 XP_007820558.1), whose product MGASLLYGDPVVKDIERWCLRKGRRGAIEPVLAVLFFNTDTAAEDYVRIKAHVAAKAGVGYWVYEMSPKATSSQVQAQVRELNQNNHIHGILIQRPLPEHLNEPKIMGTIDTEKHIEQYCGGERSDIAADALSRLLAKYGRRRDLYQSTIHIVGFGNIITDNFVSHMKRQYPWVSVSPNLPGKTDDTKGADREAVLVSELHRGPGYIRTDMIPQGTRTIIDFGFYSTEKDGIVGDVDHTVFEEDGLAIAPTPGGVLPILLWLMMERTIRARRLVTKAEWHGCCVCQ is encoded by the exons ATGGGCGCCAGTCTCCTCTACGGCGATCCGGTCGTCAAGGACATTGAACGATGGTGTTTACGCAAAGGCCGCCGAGGGGCAATCGAACCCGTCCTAGCCGTCCTGTTCTTCAACACCGACACCGCCGCTGAAGATTACGTCCGGATCAAAGCTCATGTTGCTGCAAAG GCCGGGGTTGGATACTGGGTCTACGAAATGTCTCCCAAAGCAACGTCCTCTCAAGTCCAAGCTCAAGTTCGAGAATTGAACCAAAACAACCACATCCACGGCATCCTTATCCAGCGTCCACTTCCAGAACATCTCAACGAACCCAAAATCATGGGCACTATTGACACCGAGAAGCACATTGAGCAATACTGTGGAGGGGAGCGCAGTGATATTGCAGCTGATGCGCTGAGTCGTCTGCTAGCCAAGTACGGCAGGAGGCGCGACTTGTACCAATCTACCATACACATCGTCGGTTtcggcaacatcatcaccgatAACTTTGTGTCCCATATGAAGCGTCAGTATCCCTGGGTCAGTGTTTCTCCGAATCTGCCTGGGAAAACGGATGATACGAAAGGGGCGGATCGAGAAGCCGTGCTTGTTAGTGAGCTTCATCGTGGGCCAGGGTACATCAGGACGGATATGATTCCCCAGGGGACTAGGACTATTATCGACTTTGGTTTTTATTCTACTGAGAAGGATGGCATTGTGGGGGATGTTGATCACACTGTTTTTGAGGAGGATGGGCTGGCTATTGCTCCGACGCCGGGGGGTGTGCTGCCTATTCTGctttggttgatgatggagaggacAATTAGAGCGAGACGACTTGTTACGAAGGCGGAATGGCATGGCTGTTGTGTATGTCAGTAG